Proteins from a genomic interval of Rhodococcus rhodochrous:
- a CDS encoding DUF3263 domain-containing protein yields MSDEAAMIAFAVKWRHWNGGPDEDIWVTFGITPENYFHRLRGLLTKHRWNQLEPHILEQLVRICDERLDTVDLAAAADRRDRARYVSSAHPLSRLSA; encoded by the coding sequence ATGTCGGACGAAGCTGCGATGATCGCTTTCGCCGTGAAGTGGCGGCACTGGAACGGTGGGCCCGACGAGGACATCTGGGTCACCTTCGGGATCACCCCCGAGAACTACTTCCACCGCCTCCGCGGCCTGCTGACCAAGCACCGGTGGAACCAGTTGGAACCACACATCCTCGAGCAACTCGTGCGCATCTGCGACGAGCGGCTCGACACCGTCGACCTCGCCGCCGCGGCGGACCGACGTGACCGGGCACGGTACGTCTCGTCGGCGCATCCCCTCAGCAGACTGTCCGCCTGA
- a CDS encoding cytochrome P450, translated as MPASTATVSPTDAARLLGQVAVPFVAVGPIARRRWAMKLLEKNQSDAGVVRLVADLRKRHGDGPAVVPIPGRTLAIVLTPEDVDRILRTDTASFTAANKEKVAALSPFQPNGVLISRGDIRAQRRAFNESVLEPEHALHRLAAEWVPVIEQEAQDLLEHARSRGELDAPDFVKTWWRLVRRLAFGDAARDDESITDQLWTLRSNGNWSFAHPLRHRLRDRFTQNLHRHVTAAPSESLAGVVRDLAAPASVDPIGQMPHWLFAFDAAGMVGARTLAVLSTHSEQRLRVESELSGTEAGTPQVYEYLRACVLDTTRLWPTTPVILRDSVEETTWSDGAGGASTIPAGTGFVILSSAFHRADDLPFADTFEPEVWLDGRAERYPALVPFSAGPTVCPGRSIVLFAASTFLATLLRSAEFTVVSDVKPDPARPLPATFDNFGLRFAVR; from the coding sequence GTGCCTGCATCGACCGCGACCGTTTCGCCCACCGACGCCGCTCGACTCCTCGGACAGGTGGCCGTGCCGTTCGTGGCGGTGGGACCGATCGCTCGTCGGCGCTGGGCGATGAAGCTGCTCGAGAAGAACCAGTCCGATGCCGGCGTGGTCCGCCTGGTCGCCGATCTACGGAAGCGGCACGGTGACGGGCCGGCGGTCGTGCCGATCCCCGGCCGCACCCTCGCGATCGTTCTGACGCCCGAGGATGTGGACCGGATCCTGCGCACCGACACGGCGTCGTTCACTGCGGCCAACAAGGAGAAGGTGGCTGCACTGAGCCCGTTCCAGCCCAACGGTGTGCTCATCTCCCGAGGGGACATTCGCGCCCAGCGACGCGCGTTCAACGAGTCGGTCCTCGAACCGGAACACGCCCTGCACCGTCTCGCGGCCGAATGGGTTCCCGTGATCGAGCAGGAGGCGCAGGACCTGCTCGAGCATGCGAGGTCGCGCGGTGAACTCGACGCTCCCGATTTCGTGAAGACCTGGTGGCGGCTCGTCCGGCGACTCGCGTTCGGCGACGCCGCCCGCGACGACGAGAGCATCACCGACCAGCTGTGGACACTGCGCTCGAACGGGAACTGGTCGTTCGCGCATCCGCTCCGGCACCGTCTGCGCGACCGCTTCACCCAGAACCTGCACCGTCATGTCACGGCGGCTCCGTCCGAGAGTCTGGCCGGGGTGGTCCGGGACCTCGCCGCGCCGGCGTCCGTCGACCCGATCGGGCAGATGCCGCACTGGTTGTTCGCGTTCGACGCCGCGGGCATGGTCGGCGCCCGAACCCTGGCGGTGTTGTCGACCCATTCCGAGCAGCGCCTGCGCGTCGAGTCGGAACTGTCGGGGACCGAGGCCGGGACACCGCAGGTCTACGAGTACCTGCGGGCCTGCGTGCTGGACACGACCCGGCTGTGGCCCACCACTCCGGTGATCCTCCGGGACTCCGTGGAGGAGACCACGTGGAGCGACGGTGCGGGTGGTGCCTCGACGATTCCCGCCGGTACGGGCTTCGTGATCCTGTCCTCGGCCTTCCACCGCGCCGACGACCTGCCGTTCGCCGACACCTTCGAACCCGAGGTCTGGCTCGACGGCCGCGCCGAGCGCTATCCCGCGCTCGTGCCGTTCAGCGCCGGACCGACGGTGTGCCCCGGGCGCAGCATCGTGCTGTTCGCGGCGAGCACCTTCCTCGCGACACTGCTCCGGTCCGCCGAGTTCACCGTGGTGTCGGATGTGAAGCCGGATCCGGCGCGTCCGTTGCCCGCGACGTTCGACAATTTCGGTCTGCGTTTCGCGGTGCGGTAG
- a CDS encoding M23 family metallopeptidase yields MAVAVLASAVTVGGTTVANAAGDRVRVESATAWTGAGENLSTAPQVLKVAGVDASHYTEKLNRAAEREAQRVAEAIAAQEAAQRAEAERIAREAAEQAAREEAARRPALAFPAAGTLTSGFGPRWGTNHNGIDVANSIGTPIVSVTDGVVIESGPASGFGLWVRIAQDDGTTGVYGHIDQSLVSVGQHVRAGEQIATMGNRGQSTGPHLHYEVWQPGGAKVDPIPWFHARGVPVPSSHLG; encoded by the coding sequence ATGGCAGTCGCGGTCCTCGCGAGCGCCGTCACCGTCGGCGGAACGACGGTCGCGAACGCCGCAGGCGACCGGGTCCGCGTCGAGTCCGCCACCGCATGGACGGGCGCCGGGGAGAACCTCTCGACCGCACCGCAGGTGCTGAAGGTCGCCGGTGTCGACGCATCGCACTACACCGAGAAGCTGAACCGCGCCGCCGAGCGGGAAGCACAGCGTGTCGCCGAGGCGATCGCTGCCCAGGAGGCAGCACAGCGTGCAGAGGCCGAGCGGATCGCCCGTGAGGCCGCCGAGCAGGCCGCCCGCGAGGAGGCTGCGCGTCGCCCCGCACTCGCTTTCCCCGCTGCAGGAACGCTGACGTCCGGCTTCGGCCCGCGTTGGGGCACCAACCACAACGGTATCGACGTCGCGAACTCGATCGGCACGCCCATCGTCTCCGTCACCGACGGCGTCGTGATCGAATCCGGTCCGGCCTCGGGCTTCGGCCTGTGGGTGCGCATCGCGCAGGACGACGGCACGACCGGCGTCTACGGCCACATCGATCAGTCCCTCGTCTCGGTTGGCCAGCACGTCCGCGCCGGCGAGCAGATCGCCACGATGGGCAACCGCGGCCAGTCCACCGGACCGCACCTGCACTACGAGGTGTGGCAGCCGGGCGGCGCCAAGGTCGACCCCATCCCGTGGTTCCACGCGCGCGGCGTTCCGGTGCCGAGCTCGCACCTCGGCTGA
- a CDS encoding enoyl-CoA hydratase/isomerase family protein: MVELELDDGLAVVTIDRPHARNAIAPETMDQLEKVLDEAGQAQARALVIRGGGDRAFVSGGDLKELAKLRTHEQAADMARQMRAVCDRIAGFPAPVVAALNGHALGGGAEVAVAADIRIAADDIKIGFNQVSLAIMPAWGGAERLASLVGRGRALMLAGTGDILRAEEAERIGLVDKVIPRETFDEGWRTLGRALANPSSASIKHVVNGASPEEAVDAFARLWIADAHWEAADKVLSRGK, encoded by the coding sequence ATGGTGGAGCTGGAGCTCGACGACGGACTCGCCGTCGTCACCATCGATCGCCCGCACGCGCGCAACGCCATCGCCCCCGAGACGATGGACCAGCTAGAGAAGGTGCTCGACGAGGCCGGGCAGGCGCAGGCGCGTGCCCTGGTGATCCGTGGTGGTGGCGACCGCGCCTTCGTCTCCGGCGGCGACCTGAAGGAACTCGCCAAGCTCCGCACCCACGAGCAGGCCGCCGACATGGCCCGGCAGATGCGCGCCGTGTGCGACCGGATCGCAGGTTTCCCCGCGCCCGTCGTCGCCGCGCTCAACGGTCACGCACTCGGCGGTGGTGCCGAAGTGGCCGTCGCCGCCGATATCCGCATCGCCGCGGACGACATCAAGATCGGCTTCAACCAGGTGTCGCTGGCGATCATGCCCGCCTGGGGCGGAGCCGAACGGCTGGCCTCGCTGGTCGGACGCGGGCGTGCCCTCATGCTCGCCGGGACCGGCGACATCCTGCGAGCCGAGGAGGCCGAACGCATCGGCCTCGTCGACAAGGTGATCCCGCGGGAGACCTTCGACGAAGGGTGGCGCACTCTCGGCCGCGCCCTCGCCAATCCGTCCTCCGCGTCGATCAAGCATGTCGTGAACGGCGCGAGTCCGGAGGAAGCGGTCGACGCGTTCGCGCGGTTGTGGATCGCCGATGCCCACTGGGAGGCGGCCGACAAGGTGCTCTCACGAGGCAAGTAG
- a CDS encoding amidohydrolase family protein — translation MTANDLPYQLFDADNHLYETEEALTKFLPEKYKDVIKYVQVDGRTKIAIRGQISEYIPNPTFEVVARPGAMEDYFKNGNPEGKSRREIFGKSMKSIPAFREPAARLELMDELRIERTLMFPTLASLVEERMRDDPELIHAVVHSLNQWLYETWSFNYKDRIFTVPVISLPIVDKAIEELEWCVERGAKAILVRPAPVPGYRGPRSFALPEFDPFWKRVVELDVLVTQHSSDSGYARHTAEWDGADKEMLPFVTNTFHMVNEWRPIQDAVASWVCHGALLRFPELRIAVIENGASWLPGLLQNLADTFKKAPEGFGMKDPVEAVKNSIHVSPFWEEDFSKLTALIGAERVLFGSDYPHPEGLAEPTTYIQHIQHLPFEDQKLVMGGNLARLLKV, via the coding sequence ATGACCGCGAACGATTTGCCGTACCAGCTGTTCGATGCGGACAACCATCTGTACGAGACCGAGGAGGCACTGACGAAGTTCCTTCCGGAGAAGTACAAGGACGTGATCAAGTACGTGCAGGTCGACGGCCGCACGAAGATCGCGATCCGCGGTCAGATCAGCGAGTACATCCCCAACCCGACCTTCGAGGTCGTCGCCCGACCGGGCGCCATGGAGGACTACTTCAAGAACGGCAACCCCGAGGGCAAGAGCCGTCGGGAGATCTTCGGCAAGTCCATGAAGTCGATCCCGGCTTTCCGCGAGCCGGCGGCCCGTCTCGAGCTCATGGACGAACTCCGCATCGAGCGCACGCTCATGTTCCCCACCCTCGCCAGCCTCGTCGAGGAGCGCATGCGTGACGATCCGGAGCTGATCCACGCCGTCGTGCACTCACTCAACCAGTGGCTCTACGAGACGTGGTCCTTCAACTACAAGGACCGCATCTTCACCGTGCCGGTGATCAGCCTGCCGATCGTCGACAAGGCCATCGAGGAACTCGAGTGGTGCGTCGAACGCGGCGCGAAGGCGATCCTCGTGCGCCCGGCTCCGGTTCCCGGCTACCGCGGACCGCGTTCGTTCGCCCTGCCGGAGTTCGATCCCTTCTGGAAGCGCGTCGTCGAGCTCGACGTGCTCGTGACCCAGCACTCCTCCGACAGCGGCTACGCCCGCCACACGGCGGAGTGGGACGGCGCCGACAAGGAGATGCTGCCGTTCGTCACCAACACCTTCCACATGGTCAACGAGTGGCGTCCGATCCAGGATGCGGTCGCATCGTGGGTCTGCCACGGTGCACTCCTCCGATTCCCGGAGCTGCGGATCGCGGTGATCGAGAACGGCGCGAGCTGGCTGCCCGGTCTGCTGCAGAACCTCGCCGACACCTTCAAGAAGGCCCCCGAGGGCTTCGGCATGAAGGACCCGGTCGAGGCGGTCAAGAACAGCATTCACGTCAGCCCCTTCTGGGAGGAGGACTTCAGCAAGCTCACCGCCCTCATCGGCGCCGAGCGCGTGCTGTTCGGTTCCGACTACCCGCACCCCGAGGGCCTGGCCGAGCCGACCACCTACATCCAGCACATCCAGCACCTGCCCTTCGAGGACCAGAAGCTGGTCATGGGCGGCAACCTCGCGAGGCTCCTGAAGGTATGA
- a CDS encoding FadD3 family acyl-CoA ligase: protein MSRRTIPEMVLSAGDRFGDAEAVVDGDLRISFTDLTDRIRRAAGAFADAGVGKGDRVAIWAPNSAAWIVAAFGLLTAGGVLVPVNTRYREDEAGDIIRRSGAKLTLVQDGFLDQEYVVPAGVHRIDIASGFLDSGRPFVREVAGEDIADIMYTSGTTGRPKGVMMNHLQTLRMFSEWCDLADLRRGDRYLLVNPFFHMFGYKAGLVASFIRGATMIPVPVFETDTVLDLIEREHVTMLPGPPTLYHSLLAAQQDRTHDLSSLRAAVTGSADIPVDLIRRIRNELPFETIMTGYGLSEAGTATASRRGDTFEQIATTVGKPCDGVEVSIADDSEVLIRGYNVMQGYLDDPEATAAAVDAEGWLHTGDLGEIDADGHLRIIGRKKDMFVVGGFNAYPAEIEGFLLEHPAVDQVAVIGIPDDRLGQVGKAFVVSSDPVPAEDLIAWSRTRMAGFKVPRVVEYIDALPLNATGKVVKELLR from the coding sequence ATGAGCAGGCGGACCATCCCCGAGATGGTCCTCAGCGCCGGCGACCGCTTCGGTGATGCCGAAGCGGTCGTCGACGGGGACCTCCGGATCTCCTTCACCGATCTCACCGATCGAATTCGCCGCGCCGCCGGGGCATTCGCCGACGCAGGTGTCGGCAAGGGTGATCGGGTGGCGATCTGGGCCCCCAACTCCGCCGCGTGGATCGTCGCGGCCTTCGGCCTGCTCACCGCGGGTGGTGTGCTCGTCCCGGTGAACACCCGCTACCGCGAGGACGAGGCGGGCGACATCATCCGGCGCAGCGGAGCGAAGCTGACCCTCGTGCAGGACGGCTTCCTCGACCAGGAGTACGTGGTGCCGGCCGGTGTCCACCGGATCGACATCGCCTCCGGTTTCCTCGACAGCGGAAGACCTTTCGTACGCGAGGTGGCCGGTGAGGACATTGCCGACATCATGTACACCTCGGGCACCACCGGACGCCCCAAGGGCGTGATGATGAACCACCTGCAGACCCTCCGGATGTTCTCCGAGTGGTGCGATCTGGCCGATCTGCGACGCGGCGACCGCTATCTGCTCGTCAACCCGTTCTTCCACATGTTCGGCTACAAGGCCGGTCTCGTCGCGTCGTTCATCCGCGGCGCCACGATGATTCCCGTCCCGGTCTTCGAGACGGACACCGTCCTCGACCTGATCGAGCGAGAACATGTGACCATGCTGCCCGGACCTCCCACGCTCTACCACTCGCTCCTCGCAGCGCAGCAGGACCGGACGCACGACCTGTCGTCGCTGCGCGCGGCCGTGACCGGATCGGCCGACATCCCGGTCGATCTGATCCGGCGGATCCGGAACGAACTGCCCTTCGAGACGATCATGACGGGATACGGTCTGAGCGAGGCCGGCACCGCGACGGCCTCCCGCCGCGGCGATACCTTCGAACAGATCGCCACGACCGTCGGAAAACCCTGTGACGGTGTGGAAGTGAGCATCGCCGACGACAGCGAGGTGCTCATCCGCGGATACAACGTGATGCAGGGTTATCTCGACGATCCGGAGGCCACCGCCGCAGCCGTCGATGCCGAAGGGTGGCTCCACACGGGTGATCTCGGCGAGATCGACGCCGATGGCCACCTCCGGATCATCGGACGCAAGAAGGACATGTTCGTCGTCGGCGGCTTCAACGCCTATCCCGCCGAGATCGAAGGTTTCCTGCTCGAACACCCGGCCGTCGACCAGGTGGCCGTGATCGGGATTCCCGACGACCGGCTCGGCCAGGTGGGCAAGGCGTTCGTCGTCTCGTCCGATCCCGTCCCCGCCGAGGACCTCATCGCCTGGAGCCGCACACGCATGGCGGGATTCAAGGTTCCGCGTGTCGTCGAGTACATCGACGCGCTCCCCCTCAACGCGACCGGCAAGGTCGTCAAAGAACTACTCCGTTGA
- a CDS encoding MFS transporter: protein MGNFTEWFDYGVYAYTATYIADSFFPGDLESATLLTLGVFAVSFIMRPLGGFVWGPLGDRLGRRQILALTILLMGGSTVLLGAVPSYESIGFWAPLLLVLLRMIQGFSTGGEYGGAATFMAEYSPDRKRGFYGSFLEFGTLGGFSVGAFLVLMIDLLSTDAFMATWGWRLPFFVAGPLALVGLYLRSKLDETPVFKELEEAHQEEASVGAEFKDLITRYWRPIIKMMGLVIALNVCNYTLLSYMPTYLEDRIGLTTTSALILVLIGQLAMMAVIPFSGALSDRIGRKPLWAASLAGLFVLAVPMYMLMSVGFGWAILGFTVLGLLYVMQLSTISATFPAMFPTQVRFAGFAISYNVSTSIFGGTAPAINEWLVERTGNDLMPAFYMMGACAVGLVALYFVAETAGASLRGRGIPGIDNEAHPTALSHR, encoded by the coding sequence ATGGGCAATTTCACCGAGTGGTTCGATTACGGCGTCTACGCCTACACGGCCACCTACATCGCCGATTCGTTCTTTCCCGGCGATCTCGAATCCGCGACACTGCTCACGCTGGGCGTCTTCGCAGTCTCCTTCATCATGCGGCCGCTGGGCGGTTTCGTGTGGGGTCCGCTCGGCGACCGGCTGGGTCGTCGTCAGATCCTGGCGCTCACCATCCTGCTGATGGGTGGTTCGACGGTGCTGCTCGGCGCTGTCCCCTCGTACGAATCGATCGGGTTCTGGGCGCCGCTGCTGCTCGTGCTGTTGCGCATGATCCAGGGCTTCTCCACCGGCGGTGAGTACGGCGGCGCGGCGACCTTCATGGCCGAGTACTCCCCCGACCGCAAGCGTGGTTTCTACGGCAGCTTCCTCGAGTTCGGCACGCTGGGCGGTTTCTCCGTCGGTGCGTTCCTCGTCCTGATGATCGATCTGCTGTCCACCGACGCCTTCATGGCGACCTGGGGCTGGCGACTGCCGTTCTTCGTCGCCGGCCCGCTCGCCCTGGTGGGCCTCTACCTCCGTTCGAAACTCGACGAGACACCGGTCTTCAAGGAACTCGAGGAGGCGCACCAGGAGGAGGCCAGCGTCGGCGCCGAGTTCAAGGACCTGATCACCCGGTACTGGCGGCCGATCATCAAGATGATGGGTCTGGTCATCGCGCTGAACGTCTGCAACTACACGTTGCTGAGCTACATGCCGACCTATCTCGAGGATCGGATCGGTCTGACGACCACCTCGGCACTGATCCTGGTGTTGATCGGTCAGCTCGCGATGATGGCGGTCATCCCGTTCTCCGGGGCGTTGTCGGACCGGATCGGGCGCAAGCCCCTCTGGGCGGCGTCGCTGGCAGGTCTGTTCGTTCTCGCCGTGCCGATGTACATGTTGATGTCGGTGGGCTTCGGCTGGGCCATCCTGGGCTTCACCGTGCTCGGACTGCTGTACGTGATGCAGTTGTCGACGATCTCGGCGACCTTCCCCGCGATGTTCCCCACTCAGGTCCGGTTCGCCGGGTTCGCGATCTCGTACAACGTGTCCACCTCGATCTTCGGTGGTACGGCTCCCGCGATCAACGAATGGCTCGTCGAGCGGACCGGTAACGACCTCATGCCGGCCTTCTACATGATGGGCGCCTGCGCGGTCGGCCTCGTCGCCCTCTACTTCGTGGCGGAGACCGCGGGTGCATCGCTGCGTGGACGCGGCATCCCGGGTATCGACAACGAAGCACACCCCACCGCTCTGTCGCATCGTTGA
- a CDS encoding AMP-binding protein, whose amino-acid sequence MRQIPSELVERYESEGWWTRETIGDMLARGLKAAPDTEFRIHSTIRPWSGTVSEVEHVARRLAAGLHRRGVGPGDVVAFQLPNWMEAAAVFWASSFLGATVVPIVHFYGPKELGYILRESAPKVFVCAEKFGYTEYRPELCADIPVVGVVGRDFDDLLDDEPFEGVLPVDPSQPALLAFTSGTTSDPKGVIHTHRTLGFETRQLSERYPADRGSQLTGAPVGHFIGMVNAFLIPILDHTPINLLDVWDPARAIELMESDGLVIGGGATYFITSLLDHPNFDPDRHLQYMKYAGLGGSTVPAAVTRRLDDLGITVFRAYGSTEHPSITSSLVTDPVDKRLFTDGNACPGVEIRIADDGEILSRGPDLCMGYTNPELTARAFDEDGWYHTGDVAIVDEDGFLTITDRKADFIIRGGENISALEVEEVLLTLPSVAEAAVVSAPDERLGEHAAAVLRLRPGHEMPSLEDIRAHFGQAGIAKQKWPEELHCVDDFPRTASGKIQKFRVRQDIAAAHT is encoded by the coding sequence ATGCGGCAGATCCCCTCCGAACTGGTCGAACGCTACGAGAGCGAAGGGTGGTGGACTCGCGAGACGATCGGCGACATGCTGGCGCGCGGCCTGAAGGCCGCACCCGACACCGAGTTCCGCATCCACTCGACCATCCGACCGTGGTCGGGCACCGTGAGCGAGGTCGAGCACGTCGCGCGGCGCCTCGCAGCCGGCCTGCACCGCCGCGGGGTCGGCCCCGGCGACGTGGTGGCCTTTCAGCTCCCCAACTGGATGGAGGCCGCGGCCGTCTTCTGGGCCTCGTCCTTCCTGGGCGCGACCGTCGTGCCGATCGTCCACTTCTACGGTCCCAAGGAACTCGGATACATCCTGCGCGAGTCCGCTCCCAAGGTGTTCGTGTGTGCCGAGAAGTTCGGATACACCGAGTATCGGCCCGAACTGTGCGCCGACATCCCTGTCGTCGGTGTCGTGGGACGCGACTTCGACGACCTGCTCGACGACGAACCCTTCGAGGGCGTGCTCCCCGTCGACCCCTCGCAGCCGGCACTGCTGGCGTTCACTTCCGGCACCACGAGCGATCCTAAGGGCGTGATCCACACGCACCGGACGCTCGGCTTCGAGACGAGGCAGCTCTCCGAGCGCTATCCCGCCGACCGCGGCTCACAGCTCACGGGTGCGCCGGTGGGTCACTTCATCGGCATGGTCAACGCCTTCCTCATCCCGATTCTCGACCACACCCCCATCAACCTGCTCGACGTCTGGGATCCGGCCCGCGCGATCGAACTGATGGAGAGCGACGGACTCGTGATCGGCGGAGGCGCAACCTATTTCATCACCAGCCTGCTCGACCACCCGAACTTCGACCCGGACCGGCACCTGCAGTACATGAAGTACGCCGGCCTGGGCGGGTCGACCGTGCCCGCCGCCGTCACCCGTCGTCTCGACGATCTCGGCATCACGGTGTTCCGCGCCTACGGCAGCACCGAGCACCCGTCGATCACGAGCTCGCTCGTCACCGACCCGGTGGACAAGCGTCTGTTCACCGACGGCAACGCGTGCCCCGGAGTGGAGATCCGCATCGCCGACGACGGCGAAATCCTCAGTCGCGGACCGGATCTGTGCATGGGATACACGAACCCGGAACTCACGGCCCGCGCCTTCGACGAGGACGGCTGGTACCACACCGGAGACGTCGCGATCGTCGACGAGGACGGCTTCCTGACGATCACCGACCGCAAGGCCGACTTCATCATCCGCGGTGGGGAGAACATCAGCGCGCTCGAGGTCGAGGAGGTGCTCCTGACCCTGCCCTCGGTGGCCGAGGCCGCCGTCGTGTCGGCGCCGGACGAGCGCCTCGGAGAGCATGCCGCCGCCGTGCTGCGCCTGCGGCCCGGGCACGAGATGCCGTCGCTCGAGGACATCCGCGCACACTTCGGGCAGGCGGGCATCGCCAAGCAGAAGTGGCCCGAGGAACTGCACTGCGTCGACGACTTCCCGCGCACGGCGAGCGGGAAGATCCAGAAGTTCCGGGTTCGTCAGGATATTGCGGCTGCGCACACATGA
- a CDS encoding MFS transporter: MDGTSTTGFAGRTIWVLVFAGIVTTVMSTLVIPLLGELPALLGTSPSNASWVVTVTLLAGAVATPVTGRLGDMYGARRMLLVCTIPLIVGSFLCALSSSLAPMLVGRALQGAGFGIVPLGISALRSLVPPARLGSAIALMSSSLGIGGALGLPLAAAVIQFTSWRMLFWGVGLLSVLVAVLIAWLVRDTPVPPETGRFDGFGTLGLSLALVAGLLAISKGGDWGWTSATVLILFAVSFVVFVVWGRWELRAAAPLVDLRVAKGNRVLVTNLVATLIGFSMYFQALLVPQIRMLPTETGYGLGQSMVVMGLWCAPAGLLMMAVSPLGARLTTIRGPRTTLCTGCLMMAAAYASSLFLMGSTWGLMVITCVIAAGIGLAYGAIPTLIMGAVPPTQISSANSVNTLLRSVGGTASAAVAGVVLAQMSVDFAGTVVPSQNGFLTGMLIGAATALLAAAATMTIRRVDSADRADTRPAASASRP; the protein is encoded by the coding sequence GTGGACGGAACATCGACGACGGGTTTCGCCGGTCGCACGATCTGGGTACTGGTGTTCGCCGGCATCGTCACCACGGTGATGTCGACCCTCGTCATCCCGCTGCTCGGTGAACTGCCCGCTCTGCTCGGGACCAGCCCGTCCAATGCGTCCTGGGTGGTTACGGTGACCCTGCTCGCGGGTGCCGTCGCGACACCCGTGACGGGACGTCTGGGCGACATGTACGGCGCCCGCCGGATGCTGCTGGTGTGCACGATCCCGCTCATCGTCGGGTCGTTCCTGTGTGCACTGTCGTCGTCGCTGGCGCCGATGCTCGTCGGCCGTGCCCTCCAGGGTGCGGGCTTCGGGATCGTGCCCCTCGGCATCAGTGCGTTGCGTTCCCTCGTGCCACCGGCGCGCCTCGGCTCGGCCATCGCCCTGATGAGTTCGTCCCTGGGGATCGGGGGAGCGCTCGGGTTGCCTCTCGCAGCGGCTGTCATCCAGTTCACGAGCTGGCGAATGCTGTTCTGGGGAGTCGGTCTTCTCAGTGTGCTCGTCGCGGTGCTCATCGCGTGGCTCGTGCGGGACACGCCCGTTCCACCGGAAACGGGCCGGTTCGACGGCTTCGGCACACTCGGTTTGTCGCTGGCGCTGGTAGCCGGATTGCTGGCGATCTCGAAAGGTGGCGACTGGGGCTGGACCAGCGCGACCGTCCTGATCCTGTTCGCCGTCTCGTTCGTCGTGTTCGTGGTGTGGGGCCGGTGGGAACTGCGGGCCGCGGCCCCGCTCGTCGATCTTCGCGTAGCGAAGGGCAACCGGGTTCTCGTCACCAACCTCGTCGCGACCCTGATCGGCTTCTCGATGTATTTCCAGGCGTTGCTGGTTCCCCAGATCCGGATGCTGCCCACGGAAACGGGATACGGGCTGGGGCAGTCGATGGTGGTCATGGGATTGTGGTGCGCACCCGCCGGACTGCTGATGATGGCGGTCTCCCCGTTGGGAGCACGGCTGACGACCATCCGTGGGCCCCGCACGACCCTGTGCACCGGATGTCTGATGATGGCAGCCGCGTATGCCTCGTCGTTGTTCCTGATGGGCTCGACCTGGGGCCTGATGGTGATCACGTGCGTCATTGCCGCGGGAATCGGGCTGGCGTACGGAGCGATCCCCACGTTGATCATGGGAGCGGTTCCACCGACACAGATCTCGTCGGCCAACAGTGTCAACACCCTGTTGCGTTCGGTGGGAGGCACAGCGTCGGCTGCGGTCGCGGGAGTCGTGCTCGCTCAGATGAGCGTCGACTTCGCAGGAACCGTGGTCCCCTCACAGAACGGATTCCTCACCGGAATGCTGATCGGCGCGGCGACCGCCCTGTTGGCGGCCGCCGCGACCATGACCATCCGTCGTGTGGACTCTGCGGACCGGGCCGATACACGACCTGCGGCATCCGCCTCCCGCCCGTGA